Proteins encoded in a region of the Nicotiana tomentosiformis chromosome 9, ASM39032v3, whole genome shotgun sequence genome:
- the LOC104114618 gene encoding uncharacterized protein has protein sequence MKPKSKKSAKPSSEPTPIPAPSPSISFTVPISSFHVHAALTIPTSTVPPLPKPTTHSLEPTAKNTSKSTKVKATQRKSIKKVPDTATQVGIVVKESVIQGESVPVNANQVQHTPLKLDILVSAIDVAPLDTLPPTSEKPQVEELTIEKGVGDPRKETEDEEDDGGEKEEEDVDSQEEHNAEDIANEEEKSENEGASGNKKESDTDDKIGEQVNDSAEEENHSKEEDNSESEGRDQEKVSESEGVDEESEKENQNLSEEYEGSMTIGNTVIAHSEATGEETRAQEPGSLLTPFTRDEEVSSDEDNLPLSEVGKKPRKTSVKATKLAVPTRKGVAPPARTPLIRSKRNVVDEQVII, from the exons ATGAAGCCCAAATCAAAGAAAAGTGCCAAGCCATCAAGTGAACCCACACCCATACCTGCTCCTTCTCCTTCGATATCCTTCACTGTACCTATATCATCATTCCATGTTCATGCTGCTCTCACCATCCCCACCTCCACTGTACCCCCACTTCCAAAACCAACCACCCATTCACTTGAGCCTACTGCGAAAAATACCTCTAAGTCAACAAAGGTCAAGGCTACTCAAAGAAAATCTATCAAGAAAGTGCCCGATACTGCTACTCAGGTAGGCATAGTGGTCAAGGAATCTGTGATTCAGGGGGAATCAGTGCCAGTCAATGCTAATCAGGTACAACATACCCCTTTGAAATTAGATATTTTGGTATCTGCTATAGATGTTGCACCCTTAGATACTCTCCCACCCACGAGTGAGAAACCACAAGTAGAGGAATTAACTATAGAAAAGGGTGTAGGTGATCCGAGAAAAGAG ACTGAGGATGAGGAAGATGATGggggtgaaaaagaagaagaagatgtggACAGTCAGGAGGAGCATAATGCTGAAGACATTGCCAATGAAGAAGAAAAGAGTGAGAATGAGGGAGCATCTGGAAATAAGAAGGAAAGTGATACGGATGATAAGATAGGTGAACAAGTAAATGATTCTGCAGAAGAAGAAAATCATAGTAAAGAAGAGGACAACTCTGAGAGTGAGGGTAGGGATCAAGAAAAAGTAAGTGAGAGTGAAGGAGTGGATGAAGAGAGTGAGAAAGAGAATCAGAATTTGAGTGAGGAATATGAAGGCTCTATGACCATTGGGAACACTGTCATAGCCCATTCAGAAGCAACTGGTGAAGAGACAAGGGCTCAAGAACCTGGGTCTCTGTTAACTCCTTTCACTAGGGATGAAGAAGTTAGCAGTGATGAAGATAACTTGCCATTGTCTGAGGTAGGGAAAAAACCCAGGAAGACTTCTGTGAAAGCAACAAAGTTAGCAGTCCCAACGAGGAAAGGAGTGGCTCCTCCTGCCAGGACTCCTCTTATAAGGAGTAAAAGAAATGTTGTTGATGAACAGGTCATTATCTAG